DNA from Thermoplasmata archaeon:
CCAGGTTCTTGTTGTCCGGGCCAGCAATGAGCCTGAATATGTGCGGTATAATCAACCCTACAAATCCTATGATTCCCGCAAATGCTACTGCAGTGCCTGTTATTAACGAGGTAAGTATTAAAAACAGCCACCTTGTTTTTTTGATATTAAGCCCCAGATACTGTGCATTTTCGTCGCCGAGCATCATTGGGTTCAGGTCCCTGGAAAAAAGATAAATTACCAATATGCCAAATACAATGATGGGCAATGCAATTTCTATCTCTACCCAGTTAGCGCCACTGAAACTTCCCATTAACCAGAATATTATGACTGCAAGCCTTTGCCCAGATATATACATCATAATGGAAACCATCGCACTCAAGAAAATAGATACTCCAATTCCAGAAAGTAACAAATTTTCGCTTCTAAGGCTTCCGCTGCTTCTGGCTATCAAGTAAACTGCAGCCATTGAAGCCATGCATCCTGCAAAAGCGAATGCTGGCAGCATAAAGTACTGAAACAGAACAAGATTAAAAACTATTGCCACGGCAGCACCCAGGGCACCACCCGATGCTATCCCTATCACGTATGGATCTGCCATTGGATTTCTGAACATAGCCTGCATTGTCACCCCCGATACTGCTAAAGCTGCGCCAACTATCCCTGCTAAAAGTATTCGCGGCATCCTAAGTTGCCATACTATTATAGAGATTATAGAGGAGGAAGAGGGGTTAAATAATGCATTTAAAACCTGCATTATAGAAAAACTGACACTGCCTACGAATAATGAAATAAATATTACTAGCGCCAGCAACGTAACAAGAATTGAGTATAATGAAAACTTCATCGGGTATAGTAATCAATTCAAATATATTTACTTTTTCTAAACTAAACTTTAAAAAAAGGAATAAAATGATTACAAAAGTTTATTCAGCACATACTGCAAAATTCCGCCAGATTTGTAATAATCAATTTCCACCTCTGAATCTAATCTTATCTTTAAATTTGCAGATTTTTTTGAGCCTTTCATGTCCGTATAAAACATTGTAGCATTAGAACCTGGCTTTAGATTTTCAGGTAACTTAATCGTAAACAATTGTTCAACATCTGCATTTAAAGTAGCTATGTCTTCCCCTTCATTAAACTGCAGCGGCAAAACTCCCATTCCTACTAAGTTACTTCTATGTATTCTCTCAAAGCTCTTTGCTATTACTGCCTTTACTCCTAACAGATAAGTACCTTTCGCAGCCCAGTCTCTCGAGCTTCCAGTTCCATATTCCACTCCTGCAAATACAATTACTGGAACCTTCTGTTTCATGTACTCCATCGCTGCATCGTAAACATACATTTCTACTTTTTCAGGCAGCTTTTTAGTAAAGCCTCCTTCTTTCGAGACCATCTTGTTTTTTATTCTGGTATTTGAGAATGTGCCACGCATCATTACTTCATGGTTCCCGCGTCTAGAACCGTAAGAATTGAAATCCTGAGGATTTACACCATGTTCAATCAGATACTTGCCGGCAGGACTGTCTTTCGATATTGATCCTGCCGGAGAGATGTGATCGGTCGTAACTGAATCTCCTAGAACCAGCAATGGTCTGCAGTCTTTTATCTCAGATTCGTACTTTATTTCATGGGGCTTAAAAGCATCAAAAAATGGGGGTTTTCTTATGTACGTACTCTGATCATCCCATTTATAAATATTTCCAGATTTGGATTCTAGGCTGTTCCATTTCTCATTATGTTTATATATATTTTCATATTCTTCGATAAACATCTCTCTGTTAATATATTTATTAAGCACCTCTTCTATCTCCTTGTTTGTAGGCCATATATCCTTCAAAAATACTGGTTTTCCATTTTGGTCATTGGCTATTGGCTCGGTAGATATATCTTTCAGTATTGTTCCTGCGAGAGCGAACGTAACCACCAGTGGTGGCGACATTAGATAATTAGCCCTGACATTTTTATGTATCCTGGCTTCGAAATTTCTATTGCCAGAAAGTACAGCGACTGTACTTAACTTATTTTTTACAATTGCATCTTCTATTTCAGGTAGCAGTGGGCCTGAATTACCGATACATGTGGTACAGCCATATCCGACAACATTGAACCCAAGCATATCAAGATACTTCTGCAGCCCTGATTTTTCTAGATACTCAGAAACTACTCTGGACCCCGGGGCCAAGCTAGTCTTTACTTTTTTACTGACTTTGAGCCCTCTTTCTACAGCTTTTTTTGCCACTAAACCTGCAGCAATCATCACAGAAGGATTGCTGGTGTTTGTGCAGCTTGTTATGGCCGCTATTACAACATCGCCGTCTGAAAGGCTGACCGTTTCTTTTTTAATGTTTGTGTTTTTTTCATTAATATCAAGGTCTCCGCCATTATTATGCCAGGAAACAATGTGGTCTGGCAAACTAACATCATCTGTTTTGAGTGCTTTTGATCCTGCACTGTTTATAAAGGTCATAAAACTATCTTTTGTTTTGTCTATATCCACTTTCTGCTGTGGTAGTGAAGGTCCTGAAATAACAGTTTTTATTTTAGATAAATCTACGTCAATTACCTGATTGTACACTATACCTTCTTGTACGCCGAATAATTCCTGAGATTGATAATATTTTTTTATTAAGTCAATTTGTTCCTTGCTTCTGCCGGTTAAAAACAGATAATCTAGCGTCCTGTCATCTATCGGAAACAATGCAAGCGTTGCACCGTATTCCGGGCACATATTGGAAATAGTTGCCCGATCTGGTACAGACAACTCTTTTATGCCGCTCCCAAAAAATTCCAAAAACTTGCCCACAACGTTCTGCTTTCTTAAAAGTGCTGTTAAATTCAATACAAGATCTGTAGCAGTGATCCCAGGTTGCAACTTTCCGTGCAGGTTCACACCGATTACTTCCGGCACTGTAAATGTTACTGGCTGCCCAAGCATAGCGGCCTCAGCCTCTATACCTCCAACGCCCCAGCCGACAATGCCAAGACCACTGATCATTGTAGTGTGTGAATCGGTTCCCACAAGTGTGTCTGGATAGACATAATCTGCATTTTTATTATTAACGATCGCCACTTTTGCCAGGTACTCTAAATTGATCTGATGAATTATACCGTTAGACGGGGGAATGATCTTCAATGTTTTAAATGCACTCTGAGCCCATTTCAGAAACTTGTATCGTTCTTTATTTCTCTCGAATTCTTTATTCTCATTAAATCTTATAGCATCTAATGTGCCATATTGATCCACCTGTATAGAATGATCAATAACCAGGTCCACAGGAACCAATGGCTCAATTATTTCTGGATCTTTGTTCAGTACCCTTACTGCATCTTTCATTGCTGCCAGGTCTGCAACAGCAGGTACTCCTGTAAAATCCTGCATTATAACTCTTGAAACTTTAAATGAAATTTCACTAGAGTGATCATTTTTTGGCCAGTTCAACAAGTTCTCTATTTCTGAGGATTTAATACTCTTTTCATCAAGATTTCTGATCATAGATTCTAATATAATCCTAAGAGAAACTGGCATTTTTGATATTTCATATCCCTGTTTTTTCAGTGCCGGTAGTGAAAAATATCTGTAAGTTTTATTACCTATTTTAAACTCTTCAATGTACTGATAATCATTTTTCATAGATACCATAAAAAATATGCACATTAATTAATATTTCTATTTGTGGGCATATTCAAAAACAGAGAGATCTAATAACAATAATTTTTTTCATGACTTAGCTTAGAATTTTTAACTTTTGGTGAGGTTATATTATTGTTATTCGTCATTTTTTTTATATTTAGTAATATTAAAAGTTGCTAATTTATTTTTTATATCAAAAATAAATTCTAATTGTAAATATTTGCAATAACATAGATAAAAATGAAAAAATAAGTTAAGATATATGTAAAAATATTATCAAAATAGATATATATTGATTAGACATATAAATTAATATACAATTTTTGCATATGGGAGATAAGTGATCATCTATGAGAATTTTAATTTTAGGTGGCGGTGCTGCTGGCAGCATAGTTGCAAATAGAGTTGCAAATGAGTTGCTAGGCAATATAGAATACAACGATGTAGAGGTGATAGTGCTTGACAAAAGTGAAAATCACTATTATCAGCCAGGGTACCTGTTTGTAGCCCTGGGAGAAGAAGAACCAGAACACTTTATAAGAAAAGAGCGGGATCTGCTTGATGAGCGGGTACAATTTTACTCTGGCGATAATGGAGAAGTAGTAAAAATTATGCCAAACGATAAGAAAGTACAGACAAAAGATGGAAAAATCTGGGACTATGACATTCTTGTAATAGCAATGGGAGTGTATCCAGATCATGACGCTATTCCTGGCTATAGAGAAGGAGCTCACTCGTTCTATACACTTGACGATGCAATCAAGCTCAGAGAGGCTATAAACAGCTTCCAATCTGGAAAGATCGTGGTTCATGTTTCATCAATTCCATATAAATGTCCTGTTGCACAGTATGAAATAATTTTTGCATTACATGATCGATTAAAGAAAGAAAATAAAAAGGTGGATTTTGAATATGTATTTCCTTTACCCGGAACTCATCAGCATCCAGTGGTAAGCCCGATTGGAGAGAAATGGATGAAAGAGAAAGGAATAAAGATTACATCTCCATTCAATGTTACGAAGATAGATCCTGCAAATAAAGTAATGTATTCAAAAGAGGGAAAAGAGGTAAAATACGACCTACTGATCTCTATACCTCCAAACAAATCTGCAGACGTTGTAAGGAGCTCTGGATTGGCATCAATGTGGATTCCGACAGACCCATATACAATGAAATCAAAACAATATGATAATATCTATGTTCTAGGGGATAACACAGACATTCCGAACGTTGCAAAAGCAGGTTCTGTAGCTGAATATGAAGCTGCTGTAGCAGCCAAAAATATTATTGCGACAATCAAGAAAACAGGAATGTTATACAAATATAATGGCGCTGCTTATTGCTTTATAATGCATGATATGGACAAAGCCGGTTATCTTTACATGGATTACTTTACTCCTCCAATCGTATCATTACCATCAAAATATGCAAAATGGCTAAAGCTTGCTTACAACGAACTGTACTGGAGCATGTCTGTAAAGTCTGAACTATGAGGTGATAAAATATGGCAAATACTAAAAAAACCACAAAATCAACAAAACATTCAATGTTTGAAGTGTTAGGACTTGTAGAATCTGATGAATTAGTGAGAGTAATCAGGAAAGTCATAGAGATTCAGGAAAATGGAACACTAGATAAATTATTAGATCTCCTCACCCTATTTTCCAAGGATGAAAAAACGGTTGATAGGATATATACAAAGGTTATTGACCTATCAAAAAAAGGTACAGTATACAAGATACTTGAAGGAAACGTGATAGACAGGCAGTTAGACGCAATATTAAATTTAATGAAGGATGGATCTCTAATAAAATTGATAGATTTGTTTGAAGATATGCAGAAAAAAGGGTTACCAGAGCTAATTGATCTCATAGCTGATTTACAGAAAAAAGGTGTATTAGCACAGCTTATACAAATTGCTCCGAAACTTACAGTCTTGCTAACTAAGATGGGAGACTTGGAGAAACAGGGATTGCTTAACATAGATAAGATTACAAACCTGATTGAGAAGATATCAGCTATGCTGAACGACGGCACAATAGATAAGCTTCTGGAGCTACTTGTAATGCTTGCAGCTATGCTGGACGCATTCAATGAGGACATGATAAAAGGCATGGCATCGAAAGTAAATAAGATATTAGAGTTGACAGAACCAAACAATCTTTAATATTTTCTTTTTTAATTTTTTGTTGTATTATTTCTCAGCAAGATATGCATAGATTTTATAATAAATTATTATCTTTCTATTATTATTTTCAGCTTTTTTATTGCGCAAATCAAGTAATATTTTCTTTGTGCTTGTAAAAAGATCTATTTTTTAAATGCGTGCCAGAAAATTTAAAATAAAGAGATTGGCATGCTCATCTTATGAATAACAAACTTTTTGCATTATGGGGTGAAGAGTCAAGATCCTCAGATTCGTCCCCAAAACTCTATGAATATATATATAAGCAATTTAATGTAAATGGAAATAATATCATCTGGGATGGCTATTATTCTCCTTCTTCTTTATCAATCGATGACAATTTAAAAAAGCAGCTATTAAACTGTATAACTGAGGACAAAATCTCATTTGATGTTAAAGACCGATTTTATCATTCTATCGGAAAGGCTGCGTCAGAATATATAAAATTAATGAATGGCGAAAAAATAGAGATTGTAGATGCTGTTATCTACCCGACTGAGGAGCAGGTGCCCTCTCTTTTCAAGAACCTAGGCAAAGACATTGAGATCGTGATATTTGGAGGTGGCAGTTCTGTAACAGAAGGTCTCACGCCGAAAAAAAAGAAGAAATATTCAGTTAGTTTGGACATCAAAAATTTCAGAGATTTCAAAATAAACAAAGAGTCTCTTGTATTGGAAACTGGCACTGGATTTACTGGGCCGGAGCTGGAAAAGAAATTAAACAGTGAAAATTTAACGCTCGGGCATTTTCCAGAGTCGTTTGAACATTCTACTATCGGAGGATGGATTGCTACCAATGCTGCCGGGCAAGAGTCAAATAGATACGGTAAAATGAAAGATATGGTTATAGGAGTGAAAATGATAACTCCAACAGGTACATACACAGATCATCCTGTACCTGCAGAATCCGCTTTTTTCAAAGTTTCTGATCTGGCAGTAGGCAGCGAAGGGGCGTACGGGTTGATTACCAAAGCATGGTTAAAAGTAAATCCTGTTCCACGCAACAGATATTTTCACAGTTATATGTTTCATTCGTTCATGGACGGAATAGAAGCGTTGAGAGATGAGTTTAGACATGGCAATTTTCCTATGGTTTCAAGGTTATCAGACGAAACAGAAACAGCACTTTCAATGCTTGCTATCAAAGATAGCTTTTTAACAAACCTTTTCAAAAGATACCTGAATATGAGAAATGTGCTAGAAAAAAGCGCATTGTTGATCCTGATAGACGATAAAAAAAGATCATATAAATCATTTAAAAAAGGAGTGTCCATAGGCTCTGCGCCAGCAAAGTTCTGGTACAAAACCAGGTATGACAGACCCTACATGTACAACGAGCTTTTAAAGAGAGGAATTGTTGCAGAGACAATAGAAACGTCTATGCTATGGGGCTCTGTAAACACACTTTACAATAATGTTATACAAGCTTTTAAAGATGCAACTTCAAAAAACAATATTCAGGGCATAATAATGAGCCATGCTTCTCATGAATACAAATCTGGGACTGCCCTATATTTCACGTTTCTCTTTTATACAGAGCAGGATAAAGAAAAAGTGTTATTTTTACTAAGAAGCACGGTGCTTGATGCTATTTTGAGATCTGGCGGATCTATATCGCATCATCATGGAATAGGCACAATGCTGGGCAAAGAGCTGAAAGAGTACAAAGGAGAAACATACAAACTGATAAGATTGATAAAGGAAAACGTAGATCCGCAAAACATCATTAATTCAGGGATATTATATGATTAATCAAATGGATGAGAGAAACAAAATTGTAAATTCGATGAGCGGGGGCGTGGATGTGCTGATAGTAGGTGGTGGCATTACAGGCGCTGGAGTTTTAAATTTACTTTCAAGCATTGGCATCAGCTGTGCTTTGATCGAATCTGAAGATTTTGCAAGAGGCACTAGCTGCAGGTCTTCAAAACTGATACATGGAGGTCTGAGATACCTGGCTCATGGAAACATATCAATTGTCAGGCAATCTGTCAAAGAGCGAGATTTTCTTATTAAAAACTCGGATGCTGTAAAGAAGATAGGATTTATGATTCCGATCGATTCATATTCATGGTCCAAGAGTTCGCTGGGGTTTGGCCTCAAGTTATACAGCTTGTTTTCTAAAAACATCAAAGCAAAATGGATGACCAAAGATGAGATAATAAAGGAAGAGCCTATTTTTGAAAATATTGATTTTAGAGGTGCATATGTATATGCTGAGGGCATAGCCAATGATGCCAGGCTGGTAATAAACACAATTCTTAGCGCTGAAAAGAACGGTGCCAGAATACTGAACCATGCAGAATTGAAATCGATAGTTTTTGAAGATCTTGCAAGAGAGGCGGTCGTATTAGACAAGATAAGCAATAAAGAGTTCAATGTTCCATTCAAGTTTATGGTTAATGCCACGGGGCCTTGGATTGCAAATCTTTTTGAGCAGTTTAAAAGCAAGTATGCGTATGCTGAAAAATTGAAAGAGAATTTGAAGCTCAGCAAAGGAGCACATATAATGATCAGCAAAAAGTTATTTCCCATAAACAATGGAATAGCAGTCAGATCCCCGGTCGATAAAAGGCAGATTTTCATAATACCAAGGGGTGAAGTATTACTGATAGGAACTACCGAAACATATTTTAATGGAGATTTAAACGATCCAGAAGTGGATGAAAACGATGTTAAGTACCTGATCGATTCTGTCAAAAACTATATTCCAGCACTGTCAGAAAAAGACGTAATATCTGTATTTGCAGGAGTAAGACCATTATTTGGAAAGAGCCAGGATCTCGGAGACATAAGCAGGGAATATAAAGTGTTCAGGACCGGCAATATCATAAATATCATGGGCGGGAAACTAACCACGTTCAGAACTGTGTCAATGAAGGTTTCGAAAATCATAGAAAAAGAGATGGGCCTAAAAAAGGAGCCTTTCATGCAATTTTCATACCGGAGAGAAATAGATTCTAGAAAAACAGAGCTTTCAAAACTGCTGATTGATAATAATTTGCCAGTCACAGATGATTCAATAACTTTTGCATACGATATTATTTACGAACATGCATATCATATCGAGGATATATTATGGAGAAGAGAAGGGGTTGCAATATTCTCGACGGATGGTGGAATGTCTAAGCTAGATCTCTGTTCTGAGGTCTTGAAAAAGTTGCTTGGCTACGATGATGCAGCAATTAAGAGAGATGTAAGCGATTATATAAAAGCGCTAAGTGTAAGACAAAAATTTATGTAGTGCCTTTTCCATAAGCTTTTTAAATGAAAGCTTTTTTTATAGTCAATCCAGTTGCTGGCAATGGAAGAGGAAGAAGAGTATGGGAAGAAATAAAGGTCAAGCTTTTTAAAAGTATTGGAGAACAGGATTATAAGTTTACTGATTTTCCGGGAGATGCCACAGATCTTGCAAGAGATGCTGTGCTGAAAGGATATGATACTATTGTTTCTTGTGGCGGAGATGGTACGGTCAACGAGGTGCTTAACGGGCTGGTAAATTCCAATGTGAATTTCACGATTTTGCCATTAGGCACAGGATCGGATTTTGGTAAAACTATTGGAATAAGGAGCTATGAAGATACTATCCGCGCTCTGAATAGAGGAGATGTGATG
Protein-coding regions in this window:
- a CDS encoding FAD-dependent oxidoreductase, producing the protein MRILILGGGAAGSIVANRVANELLGNIEYNDVEVIVLDKSENHYYQPGYLFVALGEEEPEHFIRKERDLLDERVQFYSGDNGEVVKIMPNDKKVQTKDGKIWDYDILVIAMGVYPDHDAIPGYREGAHSFYTLDDAIKLREAINSFQSGKIVVHVSSIPYKCPVAQYEIIFALHDRLKKENKKVDFEYVFPLPGTHQHPVVSPIGEKWMKEKGIKITSPFNVTKIDPANKVMYSKEGKEVKYDLLISIPPNKSADVVRSSGLASMWIPTDPYTMKSKQYDNIYVLGDNTDIPNVAKAGSVAEYEAAVAAKNIIATIKKTGMLYKYNGAAYCFIMHDMDKAGYLYMDYFTPPIVSLPSKYAKWLKLAYNELYWSMSVKSEL
- a CDS encoding iron chelate uptake ABC transporter family permease subunit — encoded protein: MKFSLYSILVTLLALVIFISLFVGSVSFSIMQVLNALFNPSSSSIISIIVWQLRMPRILLAGIVGAALAVSGVTMQAMFRNPMADPYVIGIASGGALGAAVAIVFNLVLFQYFMLPAFAFAGCMASMAAVYLIARSSGSLRSENLLLSGIGVSIFLSAMVSIMMYISGQRLAVIIFWLMGSFSGANWVEIEIALPIIVFGILVIYLFSRDLNPMMLGDENAQYLGLNIKKTRWLFLILTSLITGTAVAFAGIIGFVGLIIPHIFRLIAGPDNKNLVMLSILGGATFMIFADTISRSMIYMEELPVGIITSLIGIPFFLYLLNKEGKYWR
- a CDS encoding FAD-binding oxidoreductase, producing MNNKLFALWGEESRSSDSSPKLYEYIYKQFNVNGNNIIWDGYYSPSSLSIDDNLKKQLLNCITEDKISFDVKDRFYHSIGKAASEYIKLMNGEKIEIVDAVIYPTEEQVPSLFKNLGKDIEIVIFGGGSSVTEGLTPKKKKKYSVSLDIKNFRDFKINKESLVLETGTGFTGPELEKKLNSENLTLGHFPESFEHSTIGGWIATNAAGQESNRYGKMKDMVIGVKMITPTGTYTDHPVPAESAFFKVSDLAVGSEGAYGLITKAWLKVNPVPRNRYFHSYMFHSFMDGIEALRDEFRHGNFPMVSRLSDETETALSMLAIKDSFLTNLFKRYLNMRNVLEKSALLILIDDKKRSYKSFKKGVSIGSAPAKFWYKTRYDRPYMYNELLKRGIVAETIETSMLWGSVNTLYNNVIQAFKDATSKNNIQGIIMSHASHEYKSGTALYFTFLFYTEQDKEKVLFLLRSTVLDAILRSGGSISHHHGIGTMLGKELKEYKGETYKLIRLIKENVDPQNIINSGILYD
- the acnA gene encoding aconitate hydratase AcnA, which produces MKNDYQYIEEFKIGNKTYRYFSLPALKKQGYEISKMPVSLRIILESMIRNLDEKSIKSSEIENLLNWPKNDHSSEISFKVSRVIMQDFTGVPAVADLAAMKDAVRVLNKDPEIIEPLVPVDLVIDHSIQVDQYGTLDAIRFNENKEFERNKERYKFLKWAQSAFKTLKIIPPSNGIIHQINLEYLAKVAIVNNKNADYVYPDTLVGTDSHTTMISGLGIVGWGVGGIEAEAAMLGQPVTFTVPEVIGVNLHGKLQPGITATDLVLNLTALLRKQNVVGKFLEFFGSGIKELSVPDRATISNMCPEYGATLALFPIDDRTLDYLFLTGRSKEQIDLIKKYYQSQELFGVQEGIVYNQVIDVDLSKIKTVISGPSLPQQKVDIDKTKDSFMTFINSAGSKALKTDDVSLPDHIVSWHNNGGDLDINEKNTNIKKETVSLSDGDVVIAAITSCTNTSNPSVMIAAGLVAKKAVERGLKVSKKVKTSLAPGSRVVSEYLEKSGLQKYLDMLGFNVVGYGCTTCIGNSGPLLPEIEDAIVKNKLSTVAVLSGNRNFEARIHKNVRANYLMSPPLVVTFALAGTILKDISTEPIANDQNGKPVFLKDIWPTNKEIEEVLNKYINREMFIEEYENIYKHNEKWNSLESKSGNIYKWDDQSTYIRKPPFFDAFKPHEIKYESEIKDCRPLLVLGDSVTTDHISPAGSISKDSPAGKYLIEHGVNPQDFNSYGSRRGNHEVMMRGTFSNTRIKNKMVSKEGGFTKKLPEKVEMYVYDAAMEYMKQKVPVIVFAGVEYGTGSSRDWAAKGTYLLGVKAVIAKSFERIHRSNLVGMGVLPLQFNEGEDIATLNADVEQLFTIKLPENLKPGSNATMFYTDMKGSKKSANLKIRLDSEVEIDYYKSGGILQYVLNKLL
- a CDS encoding glycerol-3-phosphate dehydrogenase/oxidase; translation: MINQMDERNKIVNSMSGGVDVLIVGGGITGAGVLNLLSSIGISCALIESEDFARGTSCRSSKLIHGGLRYLAHGNISIVRQSVKERDFLIKNSDAVKKIGFMIPIDSYSWSKSSLGFGLKLYSLFSKNIKAKWMTKDEIIKEEPIFENIDFRGAYVYAEGIANDARLVINTILSAEKNGARILNHAELKSIVFEDLAREAVVLDKISNKEFNVPFKFMVNATGPWIANLFEQFKSKYAYAEKLKENLKLSKGAHIMISKKLFPINNGIAVRSPVDKRQIFIIPRGEVLLIGTTETYFNGDLNDPEVDENDVKYLIDSVKNYIPALSEKDVISVFAGVRPLFGKSQDLGDISREYKVFRTGNIINIMGGKLTTFRTVSMKVSKIIEKEMGLKKEPFMQFSYRREIDSRKTELSKLLIDNNLPVTDDSITFAYDIIYEHAYHIEDILWRREGVAIFSTDGGMSKLDLCSEVLKKLLGYDDAAIKRDVSDYIKALSVRQKFM